The following proteins are encoded in a genomic region of Amia ocellicauda isolate fAmiCal2 chromosome 6, fAmiCal2.hap1, whole genome shotgun sequence:
- the LOC136750719 gene encoding tyrosine-protein phosphatase non-receptor type substrate 1-like: MTTVFLLLIFFSTADVVHSDVIEQHPLSTMVELGRSVTLSCYIHKMYPSSILVWIKQVCGGPPRSVGSTEKNLPLMEDEFNHREKFTIERRGNDFQLHIYSIQPADAGRYYCAAVRFKSVTLGNGTYIWLKGSASVSRRVEQQPASVPVQPGDSVTLQCTIHTETCAGEHSVHWFRHGSGEALPGLIYTHGNRSDPCESSSEPGLPAQGCVYELPKRNLRSSDAGTYYCAVATCGQILFGNGTRLEFAGKLQFQINV; encoded by the exons ATGACGACAGTTTTCTTGCTCTTGATATTTTTCTCTACAGCAG ATGTGGTTCATTCTGATGTTATTGAGCAGCATCCCCTTTCAACGATGGTCGAGTTAGGAAGATCTGTTACCTTGAGCTGCTACATTCACAAGATGTATCCAAGCAGCATCTTGGTCTGGATCAAGCAGGTATGTGGGGGACCTCCGAGGTCTGTAGGATCTACTGAAAAGAATCTGCCTTTAATGGAGGATGAGTTTAACCACAGAGAAAAATTCACAATAGAAAGAAGAGGCAACGACTTTCAGCTCCACATTTACAGCATTCAGCCGGCGGATGCTGGCAGATACTACTGTGCGGCAGTCAGATTCAAATCTGTGACACTGGGCAATGGAACTTACATTTGGCTGAAAG GCTCAGCATCTGTCAgcaggagagtggagcagcagccggcgtctgtccccgtccagccaggagacagtgtgactctgcagtgtacaatacacactgagacctgtgcaggagagcacagtgttcattggttcaggcatggctcaggagaagcccttccaggactcatttacactcatgggaacaggagtgatccgtgtgagagcagctctgagcctgggcttcctgcacagggctgtgtctatgagctccctaagaggaacctccgctcctctgacgctgggacttactactgtgctgtggcAACATGTGGGCAGATCCTGTTTGGCAATGGGACACGGCTGGAGTTTGCAGGTAAGCTgcaatttcaaataaatgtgtga